A part of Synchiropus splendidus isolate RoL2022-P1 chromosome 19, RoL_Sspl_1.0, whole genome shotgun sequence genomic DNA contains:
- the LOC128750676 gene encoding cytohesin-2-like, whose protein sequence is MKRLCFLSRPQYLCINSMEPRRKSSFLWGKSPLKTTAVAPKTVEFSENFQRLRLEINELMAEIQDPEPEKHIKHLLRYKQLLYGKKKFNMDPKSGIRYLVDNHLLDWQAESIAEFLYKEEGLNKTAIGHFLGEREEMHLAAMSAFVALHEFSDLNLVQALRQFLWSFRLPGEAQKIDRMMEAFASRYCDCNPGVFQSTDTCYILSFSVIMLNTSLHNPNVKDKPSLQRFVSMNRGINNGEDLPTELLAKLYTSIRSEPFKIPEDDGNDLTLTFFNPDREGWLLKMGGRVKTWKRRWFILTDSCLYYFQYTTDKDPIGIIPLENLLIKDVQYTSKPFCLKLYNPSGQKIKACKTENRGRVVEGKHRCYKLSAASADERDDWVRAIRSSVSRNPFYDLVSERKRKVVSSSGEGSSQQET, encoded by the exons ATGAAgagactctgcttcctgtcgaGACCGCAGTATCTCTGCATCAACAGCATGGAGCCACGGCGCAAAAGCAGCTTCCTCTGGGGGAAAT CTCCTCTCAAAACGACTGCAGTGGCGCCAAAGACCGTCGAGTTCTCGGAAAACTTTCAG AGGCTGCGGCTGGAGATCAACGAGCTGATGGCCGAAATCCAAGACCCTGAACCAGAGAAGCATAT CAAACATCTCTTAAGATACAAACAACTTCTATATGGAAAGAAGAAATTCAACATGGATCCCAAATCA GGAATCCGCTACCTGGTTGACAACCACCTTCTGGACTGGCAGGCTGAGTCCATCGCTGAGTTCCTCTACAAAGAAGAGGGACTGAACAAGACGGCCATCGGACATTTCCTGGGAGAGAG AGAGGAAATGCATCTGGCAGCAATGTCAGCGTTTGTGGCTCTTCACGAGTTCTCGGACCTGAATCTGGTGCAGGCGCTGAG GCAGTTTCTCTGGAGCTTCCGTCttccaggagaagctcagaaGATCGACAGGATGATGGAGGCGTTTGCGTCACGCTACTGCGACTGCAACCCTGGAGTCTTCCAGTCCACGG ACACCTGCTACATCCTGTCCTTCTCGGTCATCATGCTCAACACAAGTCTCCACAACCCAAACGTGAAGGACAAACCCAGCCTGCAGCGCTTTGTCTCGATGAATAGAGGCATCAACAACGGCGAGGACCTTCCCACCGAGCTCCTCGCG AAACTGTACACAAGCATTCGCAGCGAGCCATTCAAAATCCCAGAAGACGACGGGAACGATCTCACGCTCACCTTTTTTAACCCGGACCGGGAAGGCTGGCTCCTGAAGATGG GAGGACGAGTGAAAACGTGGAAGAGACGCTGGTTCATCCTCACAGACAGCTGCCTCTACTACTTCCAATACACCACC GACAAAGACCCGATTGGGATCATTCCTCTGGAGAACCTCTTAATCAAAGACGTTCAATACACCAGCAAGCCG TTCTGTCTGAAGCTGTACAACCCCAGTGGTCAGAAGATCAAAGCCTGTAAGACGGAGAACAGAGGTCGAGTGGTGGAGGGAAAACACCGCTGCTACAAGCTTAGCGCCGCCAGTGCGGATGAGCGGGACGACTGGGTCAGAGCCATCAG GTCGAGTGTCTCCAGGAATCCATTCTACGACCTGGTTTCTGAGCGGAAGAGGAAAGTGGTCAGCAGCAGCGGTGAAGGGTCATCTCAGCAGGAAACCTGA
- the fam83fa gene encoding protein FAM83F: MAESQVVCLDEEHVNEKIPESSPEFYYSEEQRAALEQLVRGGDGAFKMRLQEDKTRDFLSAREVKTIRKTFQEYDTDSDSEAEQEKSKASSSADSGVHSTYWPQMSDTEVPSLDIGWPGSSGFYKGVTRVSVFTHPPKEPGPHIKEVVRRLIQESHKVVAIVMDLVTDLQILQDLLDASSRRGVAVYAVLEERGVPYFLDMCSRLQINAVHLRNLRVRMVRGAGLALSFGKLPGSLCSKYMLVDGEKVMFGSYSFTWTSSRMDRNTITVMTGQIVDFFDNDFRELYAVSDQVDLYREFNITKPPLPTPVRKPKVEPVRTLPVSTSRFQVSVGESRQVDMKVPAHKYHNPKYSLVFGNSMGRTQSLQDLSMARDSLEDEFDERNEKNPSVEEKDSVPPLSPSSPPGVEDVEGGVKKLDNAKKPRSSFRHFLRNRAANQNPETIVEGVVTQTAPPPKHRVPETNGVAKHEPEDLFEANEKLAPLKPRPKKPSKPIQRSMSMQILNTGDEDRFHNRRQRQQKRNCIQS; the protein is encoded by the exons ATGGCCGAGTCTCAGGTGGTGTGTCTGGACGAGGAGCACGTCAATGAGAAGATCCCGGAGAGCAGTCCGGAGTTCTACTACAGCGAGGAGCAACGGGCGGCGCTGGAGCAACTGGTGCGCGGCGGGGATGGAGCCTTCAAGATGCGGCTGCAGGAGGACAAGACCCGGGACTTCCTGTCGGCCCGGGAGGTCAAGACCATCCGTAAGACCTTCCAGGAGTACGACACGGACAGCGACTCCGAGGCCGAGCAGGAGAAGTCCAAAGCGTCGTCCAGCGCGGACTCCGGGGTCCACTCCACCTACTGGCCGCAGATGTCCGACACCGAGGTTCCGTCTCTGGACATCGGCTGGCCGGGCAGCAGCGGCTTCTACAAGGGGGTGACCCGGGTGTCTGTGTTCACTCATCCGCCCAAGGAACCGGGTCCGCACATCAAGGAGGTGGTGAGGAGGCTGATCCAGGAGTCCCACAAG GTCGTGGCCATCGTCATGGACCTTGTCACAGATCTCCAGATCCTGCAGGACCTGCTGGACGCCTCGTCCAGACGCGGGGTGGCCGTCTACGCCGTGCTGGAGGAGCGAGGAGTTCCCTATTTCCTGGATATGTGCAGTCGCCTGCAGATCAACGCCGTTCATCTCCGG AACCTGCGTGTGCGCATGGTGAGAGGCGCCGGACTTGCACTGTCGTTCGGCAAACTGCCCGGCAGCCTGTGCTCCAAGTACATGCTGGTGGACGGAGAGAAGGTGATGTTCGGCTCGTACAG cttCACCTGGACTTCCTCTCGGATGGACCGGAACACCATCACTGTGATGACGGGACAGATCGTCGACTTCTTTGACAATGACTTCCGGGAGCTGTACGCCGTGTCAGATCAAGTCGACCTCTACAGGGAGTTCAACATCACCAAGCCTCCTCTACCAACGCCAGTCAGGAAGCCTAAAGTGGAACCCGTTCGGACACTCCCGGTCTCCACGTCTCGCTTCCAGGTGTCTGTTGGGGAGTCGAGGCAGGTCGACATGAAGGTCCCTGCACACAAGTACCACAATCCAAAGTACTCATTAGTGTTCGGGAACAGCATGGGAAGAACACAATCCCTTCAAGACTTGTCTATGGCGAGGGACTCACTGGAGGACGAGTTCGATGAGAGGAACGAAAAGAACCCAAGTGTGGAGGAGAAGGACTCAGTCCCCCCACTGAGTCCCAGCTCACCTCCTGGGGTTGAGGACGTGGAGGGTGGTGTGAAGAAGCTGGACAATGCTAAGAAACCACGTAGCTCCTTCAGGCACTTCCTGAGAAATCGAGCCGCCAATCAGAATCCAGAGACAATAGTGGAGGGCGTGGTCACGCAGACAGCTCCGCCTCCAAAGCATAGAGTTCCGGAAACGAACGGCGTGGCAAAACACGAGCCGGAGGACTTGTTCGAGGCTAACGAGAAGCTGGCTCCGCTCAAACCCAGACCCAAGAAACCCTCCAAACCCATCCAGAGGAGCATGTCCATGCAGATCCTCAACACGGGAGACGAAGACA GATTCCATAACCGTCGGCAACGGCAACAGAAGAGGAATTGTATTCAATCGTGA
- the grap2a gene encoding GRB2-related adapter protein 2a has protein sequence MEATGKYDFVASSAGELSFKKGDTLKILSREENWMKAEMNGNEGFVPQNYIEMQKPSWFRENASRGAAENLLATKKVGEFVIRGCQSSPGDFSISVKHELDVQHFKVMRDRQGQYYLWSDKFSSLNKLVQFYKTNSVSRTREIYLNDGSPDCRATPPFQQTKRVDVDKRPSTIGPVGRSSPVSVPLNPPYKSETMPLPQRSANVRVMALYDFVVEEDDELGFCAGDIIEVFDRSDASWWKGRLRGKSGYFPANYTKPL, from the exons ATGGAAGCCACAGGAAAGTACGACTTTGTGGCCTCGTCCGCCGGAGAACTCAGCTTCAAGAAAGGCGACACGCTGAAG ATCCTGAGCCGGGAGGAGAACTGGATGAAGGCTGAGATGAATGGGAATGAGGGATTCGTACCTCAGAACTATATTGAGATGCAGAAGCCGAG CTGGTTCCGGGAGAATGCCAGTCGCGGTGCAGCGGAGAATCTGTTGGCAACCAAGAAGGTGGGAGAGTTTGTCATCCGTGGTTGTCAGAGCTCTCCTGGGGACTTCTCCATCTCTGTCAA GCACGAGCTGGACGTCCAGCACTTCAAGGTGATGAGGGACCGTCAAGGTCAGTACTACCTGTGGTCCGATAAGTTCAGCTCTCTGAACAAACTGGTCCAATTCTACAAGACCAACTCCGTATCCAGAACCAGAGAGATCTACCTGAATGATGGGAGTCCGGACTGTCGGGCCACGCCGCCCTTCCAGCAG ACCAAGAGGGTGGACGTGGACAAGCGTCCTTCCACCATCGGACCTGTCGGGAGGAGCAGCCCCGTCAGCGTGCCCTTAAACCCACCATACAAGTCTGAAACAATGCCACTGCCTCAG agGTCAGCCAACGTTCGTGTGATGGCTCTTTACGACTTCGTCGTGGAGGAAGACGACGAGCTGGGCTTTTGTGCCGGTGACATCATCGAGGTGTTCGACCGCTCTGACGCCTCCTGGTGGAAGGGCCGGCTCCGCGGCAAGAGCGGCTACTTCCCGGCCAACTACACCAAGCCGCTGTGA